Proteins from one Juglans microcarpa x Juglans regia isolate MS1-56 chromosome 1S, Jm3101_v1.0, whole genome shotgun sequence genomic window:
- the LOC121246477 gene encoding uncharacterized protein LOC121246477 translates to MASLSSSTRAPSAPPPFYFDEKWKLSKKEGSSRSRSSTTPFMKTSPQRRCAFTRKCARLVKEQRARFYIVRRCVTMLICWRD, encoded by the coding sequence ATGGCTTCCCTGTCTTCCAGTACTCGTGCACCCAGTGCTCCACCACCGTTTTACTTTGATGAGAAATGGAAACTTTCGAAGAAAGAAGGCTCATCTAGAAGCCGCTCCTCGACTACTCCTTTCATGAAGACTTCCCCGCAGAGGAGGTGTGCTTTTACCAGAAAGTGCGCTAGGCTTGTGAAGGAGCAGAGGGCAAGGTTCTACATCGTGAGGCGCTGCGTGACCATGCTCATCTGTTGGAGAGATTAA